Below is a genomic region from Neoarius graeffei isolate fNeoGra1 chromosome 12, fNeoGra1.pri, whole genome shotgun sequence.
tttatcgcatcgctcctgtgaaggacggccccatgaggacagttgagggttatacctggaggacgatctggactcttacagtaatgcttttatgactgaggactacagttgacttgctaactttaggactgcagttgtcatgaacagttttgcactcaagtttccatcaatgaagagttacaacatcaacgaaactgtcttcatgttaaaactgttaatgttatagtcatgctgtctgttgttgcccaaatgaggatgggttcccttttgagtctggttcctctcgaggtttcttcctcatgtcgtctgagggagtttttccttgccaccatcgccacaggcttgctcattggggatagatcagggacaaaattagctcatgttttaagtcgttcaaattctgtaaagctgctttgcgacaatgtttattgttaaaagcgctatacaaataaacttgacttaacttgacttgacttaaacacAGGAGACTTTTCAATATATTGACCTTTGCTGCTAAAAAGAACATTATACTTTTCTGGATCAAGAATGTTGCTCCAACAAAAAAATCATGGCACAACATTGTTATGGACTGCATTCCTAGTGAATACATCACGTGCATGCTTCACTCCAAAACAGATGCTTTCTATAAGGTTTGGGACCCTTATTTGCAGCATATTGGGCCCACCCTGTCAACTTCCTTGCTTCGTGGATTTCCCAGATCAGTCTAGCCTGTCTCTGTGACTTTGTTTTAAGTGCTCACTATCTAACAAGCACCTCGTAGCCTTGCTATGTTTGTATGCTCTGTATTGATTCCTATTTGGATACTGCCCTGTCTTGCTGCAGGAGATTGAAAGGGAGGGGGCTGGATGGAGACTGTGCCCActgtcatttatttttattttcatattttctATTTACTGTACCCACATGCCcacattctgctgttttttttttcttctgtcatGTCTGAGCAGTTCAGTGTGTTTTGCGTTTtgaaaaaatgtaataaaaatatttttcaaaaaaataaataaaataaccctctttacaaccatggtgagcaaaaaagcatcgCAGAACATGCAACACATTGAACCTCGAGGTggttgggctacaacagcagaagaccatgttaggttccactcctgtcagacaAGAACAAGAATCCGAAGCTATCATGGGCACAAACTCGCACAAACTGGACATATTTTTTCTAATCTTCAGTTTTCCAGTTTGGATGAGTCTGTGCACGTGATAGCCTCAACCATGTGTTCTTGGCTGagaggagcggaacccaatattGTCGCCCATCCACCTCAAAGTTCCATGTTCTGTGCATGCAGAGATGCTTTGCTGCTCATCACGGTTATAAAGAATAATTATTTGACTTACTATAGacgtcctgtcagctcaaaccaatctggctctTGATCTGCACAATTTTTTTGTAttgcgctgctgccacatgattgtctGATGAGATAACTTAGCAGGTGTacttaataaagtggacagtgagcatataaatatattttatccacattcactggatatgagcaatcgcgcattctgattggctactctactactaggatatcagctcatatactgtgagtagagaaaaacaaaatggcggcacgcatcaagtatttaaagcgagacgacctttcgatttcataaaatcagtgaaatttagtaccctctgaaatttggtcattgtgatatgtttatttctgtaatatcttttaaaaaaaaaagccattctgtggctgggaagttatttaatttgaggggattcctgagcaaataatgtgcatgaaattgctcgctttgcacagtcaagcggacagaggaagtctggtgtacacatgtgcaggtttaccttcttcttcctttgggctttacggcagctggcatccagtgttgcattactgccatctacaggtttaccttgaccgtgcactgacagttccatcattctgtcgctaaggcagctgggccatagaaggttcacgctgcacgctacatgcgtgtaaagaaaagtggacaaacgtagcatgacttgctctgggccatagaacggcgttcacgttgcacgctgcacacttcacgcgtgaagcgagaaatgaacatgcacacttttttctaggcgtgaagatggaaattccagtcaatgcatgcggtcaccgccgcgccagccaatcagaacgggtctagggagataactctatgctttcaggggaaaacttcagaaaaaatataattgaatggtataattgaaaaatagttcttcatcgggattgtcaagcagattatagaatgttcggtgaaattcaccacgggtttctctcagaaggaagtgttctcggctccaaattctgttcctttttctcttcctctgtctcagtaaaagcagaatgaggcaatcgtcgtcatccgaagagtccatattgttggttactcgatcaaagtagaacagacgcaacacgtgaacatccaagcatgaagtttaatggcccagggtccggttcttcacgtgaacgtgtagcgtgtagcgtgcagcatgcagcgtgaaccttctatggcccagctgcctaaatgaacagctgatcacaccgaggtgctcgctgaccaccaatatttattagtttggtcctgggtttcttttccttcgcaacataatgtcttttcttctcgctttccgttaccttAGTAGGTCTTTCACGcttcattcacgtcctccatttccctctcctgtttcaaatttgtatcccacaacgccttgtgcaaacagggaaagcccaccacgtgacgcatgacgtagtatcttgaactgggtcacggtgaagcaggaaaaaatagcagagaatttagggccacatggcccaaaatttactaattgttctatttaaaaaaattaaaaaattggaagtctgtgattcaaattcagtagctttcggttcactaaacaaaaattattgggtatcagggaaaattctttttatgacctacacttaaaatctgaaaggcaatatagctttcaaagaaacagaaatcgctaaaagaatatagtccccgggtggcacggtggtgtagtgattagcgctgtcgcctcacagcaagaaggtcctgggtttgagcccagtggccggtgagggcctttgtgtgtggagtttgcatgttctccccatgtttgcgtgggtttcctccaggtgctccggtttcccccacagtccaaagacatgcaggttaggttaactggtgactctaaattgactgtaggtgtgaatgtgaatggttgtctgtgtctatgtgtcagtcctgtgatgacctggcgacttgtccagggtgtaccccgcctctcgcccgtagtcagctgggataggctccagcttgcctgcgaccctgtagaacaggataagtggctacaagataatggatggatggatggatggatggatggattatagtcccccccccaaaaaaaaaagtctcctgttccaccaactttaagtctgttctacatcttataattacagatgtgcttcaaatcataaatagatccctagagactggcattgttcctgtgtccttgaaaaaagccgttgtaaagcccctacttaaaaagaataatctggatgcttcagtattaaataactacaggccaatatcaaatctaccattcatcgggaaaatccttgaaaaaattgtcttcaatcaattaactgccttcttgatatcaaacagctgttttgataactttcaatcaggatttcatgccaatcatagcactgaaacagcgctgattaaagttataaatgacgtacgtcttaatactgatgcaggcaaaacatcggtcctggtattactggacctcagtgcagcttttgatactgttgatcacaacatactgctatattgacttgaacattgggttgggttgactggtaaagttatcaattggttaaaatcatacttaaaagatagaagcttctttgttaccatgggaaattgtacctcagcgtcaatgtccttgacctgtggtgtcccccaggggtcgattcttggaccattactattcaacctttatatgctcccacttgggcaaattatcaagaacaattcaattttatatcactgctatgcagatgacacccaaatttatcttgctctatcacctaatgattatgccccccttgaatgtctctaccagtgtatcgatcaaatcaacaactggatgtcacaaaattttctccagctgaacaaagataaaacagaagtaattctatttagaaaaaaagatgaaagactcaagattaccactattcttgacacaaaggggattaaaacaaaagaaatggttaaaaatctttgtgttttcattgacagcgagctaaactttgacaggcacatgaaagcaatcactaaaacggcattttatcacctaaaaaacatttccaaactaagaggacttatgtaaaaaaatgatctggaaaaacttatacatgccttcatctctagtagggttgattactgcaatggccttttcacaggcctgccaaaaaagaccatcaaacgacttcagctggttcaaaatgcagcggctagggttctcacacgaacaaaaagaacagagcacattactccaattctaaggtcccttcactggcttccagtaagctacagaattgactttaaagcattgctgctggtgtacaaatctctaaatggtacagggcccaattacctctctgatatgttgcagcggcctaacccaatcagatctaccagatcacagcagcaaaatttactgttaaaacctgttgttaaaacaaagtgtggtgaagcagcttttagctactatgcagtacagctatggaaccaactgccagaggacatcagaaatgctcctgctgttggcagcttcaaatctagattaaagaccaagctgttttcagatgctttctgctaaattattaatattgccatctcgacatgttttaaactctttacttttacagtctctccatgttttaaattttacttaacttttattctattttattctgctgtttttttttttaaattgaatctCATTTAtttctattgtttaattcttattaattttcttccccatttattttatgtaattttattttctattgtttactgttttgcttttacttctgtaaagcacattgaactgccactgtgtatgaaatgtgctatataaataaacttgccttgccttctacACTCCAGAGCAGTCGGTAGTGGTGgtgatgcacctttaagttgttttgccaactgccaaagaaaccctaaagaagaagaaaatggcagtgtgttgctgaaccaacctaggacgaaataaaaactccactcgaaaacaaaaccccaaaaaatacaaaaagagagcaacaaaatatggaatgaaaatatttcatggtaagaacatctttttatttttcaagaattatcacaaattgctactgtcgtcatttcgccggtttgtttgcattctaagcggaaattattttgtcggacattttgtataaagttatttatcgaacttgcaaaaaaataaaaatgctccgtttctcaaaattcagtgactgcacagaaaaaaaaaaaaagttattccactcaatctcatcatacatgacttatagccgactcggtgctacgcacctcatcagctatcaactcatgtacgactcgatttcatggaataactgaaaATATATGATTTCGCTCTACTGCTATTTCTATCAATCAATATCTTATCGATCTATCCTTTACTTTGAGCACACACATGGCTGCCATACAAACCTTTCAGTGAGACAGAAATATATTACAGACATACTCCTTCTCCAAtactaaaaacaaataaaaagaccAGGATGAGCAGAACAtaagtttttttttcattttattttgttgACAGAAGAGACGGTTATAAAATGTAGAAAAATAACAGATGTCAGAGACAGAATTCCCATTTAAAGCTAAAACAATGCAGGCTGAAACAAACAAATGCACATTCAGCTAAAACTAGAATAAATAGTTACACACAGATGACGTCTGACTTCTTCTGCCCCCAGGATTGCATAAATGCACAAACGAAAGCGTTCATATTAAAATAAACTTAAGTTTCTGATAATGACTACATGCTGAAACAGCCTCATATCATCTCTTAGGGTTTTTCATTGACTGGTGTATTTCTGGAGATAAACAATGCCATGGCTAACTTTTACCTTGGTACCCAAAAGAAAATGTTGGGTTTGAGAGGACATGCAAAATGTACACACTGACAAAACCCTCATATATTCCCATCTCTGtctacaccacactacacacacacacctgaacatcctgttgtttttttttggtccaGTGAATTAAGTTTTGTACAAAATTCTGTACAAGTAAACCAGGTCCGCTAATTAAAGTCACATTATTCAGCAAGGATCAGAACAAAGGAGTGTGTCTCCATCCATCTACGATTTGTTTTGGTCACATCAAACGCTCATGACCTATTATGCAGTTGCCGGTGTTTGTATACACACTAAGTGTGTATAGTCCACATCCAGGCCACTGTGAAAATTGCTAGAGGGTTGAGTGTGTGTACAGATGTGACTGGCTTTATTCATTTCAGGTCAGTAACGAGCTATTATACAGAACTGCGTACGTattctttttttccttctttagTCTATATCCAGGTCACTGTCGGAGTCGTTGGTGTTGCCGGTGCGGATGGATgaatgtgtggttgtgtgtgtgtttttctcaggGAGCAGGCCGTACTCCTGCAGCAGTGCCTCCACATCAGTGGCGTAGAAGTCATCACCCAGCTGGTCAGACACACGTACCAGGTTGCCCACCAGATCGCCACCACGGTACAGCAGCAGTGCGGGCAGCGCCGAGCTGCGAAACAGAGCACTGGTGCCCAGCACTGAGCCCTGCGCTGCACAGAACTtcacctgcaacaaacacacacacaagtaacaaTAGGGACAACCATAGAGTGGCAATAAAGATGGCATGCATCACAGATGACTTCTTTTTGTTACTATAGCTTgcataacaagagtgctccgagaacacaatatcccccgctggcaactatatctatgccataagtgcttaatacaccctcatgaaattgtcaaagtttggtaatcaaggaccataactctggtaaaatgtaactgaattgaacgaaattgcaatatgtgtattaccaacatataacaaagaatcctgtcaagtttcgtgaaattcctccaaatattgtaagaggagttgatttcacagacggacattgccacgacataatcccccttcgggcctttccgaagccataaaaaaaaaaaaaaaagccatatgcAAGCAAAATGGGCTTCCTGTTCTTATCTGTGGATTACTGATTACTAGGGCTGTCGAAGTAAATGCGTCGACACAAATTCATTTTAATGCCACAATTTTTTTGACGCACAATTAACAAAATGCACAATTTGTGCCCCCTCCCCCAAAGTTTGGGAAAGCAGGAAGTGACATAGCGCAAGCGAGCGATGTCGTGAGTAGCTGGTTGATGCAAGTCATGATAAAGTGCACTGATGTACAGAATCAACTTGtattgttgcattctgactgtttacataaaatgtgtgcattttttatatgcttttgatggGCCACGGGAGAGAAAAGACGTGTTaaggtccgtgtgtgtgtgtgaagggagaACATTGCCAGCTTGGCATTGTGgagaacagttgaaataatcatgacTGGTTATCAATTAAATGAAcaggcacagggaaaacatttacttaattatttgctcattcttttgtgtgaacatttgttcctttaattaaaaaaaaaaaaccaagcatttttttttaatatgcttttgatggtccaCGGGAGAGAAAAGACGTGTTAAGGTAGGTACGTACGTACGCACATACATGAGTGAGAGTTTACTTTATACTGAAAAATTTGAGTTCATTTGactggaaaacatctttatgagctgtgtggCTTAACAAATGTATGTATTTGGGTTTTGTCTTATGTTCTTTATTTAAAGAAAGCCCACCACTGTTCTCCAGAGTCCAAATCACCCAGTTAGTTTAGttttttagattagattcactttattcatcccacatcggggaaattcacgtgttacagttgcaagaaaatgtcaaacagataacaaataaaactgaaataaaaattagacaaatgaaggattaaatacaaagggctatttgcattatctaccgtgaaaaagtatatttTGCATCGTTTCAGGCTGGAAGTTAAAGGAGatgtgcagaaccatggcctcactttttgtttataaatgcctcaagaatggcataggaatggttttaagtgttaacaataaatctaatatagtaattatgattaaaatgattcatacaggtagcggtctgagtgaatgaccttgacatctgtgagtcTATCGGtcccatcgccatttctgctatactaaaacagagctgactgcaactccgatcctccattttgagctaatttatcaccacgtCACGTAgaagtgttgctggcgggtgcagcaacacgatggaaggtggatttacgttgcattcatggccgaagaatgttcaaactgcaaagatttggatgtgttttgcgagTTGTTCACAGGCACATCGGgcagctacgaagtggtctctcctctattctgcacattttactgaagacttgcacgagacctctgatctgttgaggagcgttggctataagcccgtactgaaagagggtgcagtaccaacaattaaaggaaaagaaaactacaggaaaaggaaagcaagttcggtTGCACCAATTCTCCCGGAGCGCGAGCCGAGGGTTGTcgccaaaacccgggacggaacaggatgagacatatcactcaggcagtgacctccccgcggttgttgctacaaCCGGTGACATCTCGTccagtcctgggttttagtaattgcctgagccgagcagtaatggcggagtactcagtatggagaaaatggagaatgagtggaccagccgtttgatttctccgctggatatgcttgcctcagcagcaatatctcacctttacgtggaagaagtgaatgaacggagaactgaacaaacaactgaaagtcagattgtttcaaaacaatcagccacaagatcggccttcaagaagcgagaacacagacgggtaagacgtgactcatttggatacaaaacaaaaacaccactcatcatttacctgcatttagattaatacagtgctgagcgtaaatgagtccaccccctttgaaaagtaacattttaaacaatctctcaatgaacacaaacaatttccaaaatgttgacaagacaaagtttaatataacatctgtttaacttataacgtgaaagtaaggttaataatataacttggattacacatttttcagttttactcaaattagggtggtgcaaaaatgagtacaccccacaacaaaaactactacatctagtactttgtatggcctccatgatttttaatgacggcaccaagtcttctaggcatggaatgaacaagttggcgacattttgcaacatcaatctttttccattcttcaacaatgacctcttttagtgactggatgctggatggagagcgatgctcaacttgtctcttcagaattccccataggtgttcagttGGGTTCAGATcaagagacatacttggccactgaatcacttttaccctgttcttcttcagaaatccaacagtggccttagatgtgtgtttagtcatgttgcaaaagtgcacgacgaccaagggcacggagtgatggtagcatcttctctttcagtatagagcaatacatctgtgaattcatgatgccatcaatgaaatgccgctccccgacaccagcagcactcatgcagccccacataaagacactgccaccaccatgtttcactgtaggcaccatgcatttttctttgtattcctcacctttgcaacgccatacagttttgaagccatcagttccaaaaacatttatcttggtctcatcactccagagtatagagtcccagtagtcttcatctttgtcagcatgggccctggcaaagtctaggcgggcttttttgtgcccaggctttaggagaggcttctttcatggatggcatccatgcatgccattcctctgcagtgtacgccgtattgtgtcacgggaaatagtcgcctcagtttggctttctacttctttagataactacagtgaacttgcatgctgattttcttcaacccttctcatcagaagacgctcctgttgaggtgttaacttccgtggacgacctggacgtctctgtgagatggctgcagttccatctttcttaaatttttgtaccacttttgctacagtattctgactgataagtaaagctttgctgatcttgtagccttcacctttatggtgtaaagaaattattttctttggggaattctgaagagacaagttgagcatcactcttcatccagcatccagtcactaaaagaggtcattgttgaagaattgaaaaagattgatgttgcaaaatgtcaccaaattgttcattccatgcctagaagacttggtgctgtcattaaaaatcatggaggccatacaaagtatcagatgtagtagtttttgttgtggggtgtacttgtggggtgttatattaaactttgtcttgtcaacattttggaaattgtttgtgttcattgagatattgtttaaaatgttacttttcaaagggggtgtactcatttacgctgagcactgtagatgtaacttgtattgtgtgtttaagttaccggtataagatgatttaatttgcttcagaatgtgattgtctcagttcatctgattatttaattagccttttacgttttatcagtgaaaatgcatgcacgtacatgtatgttgcataagttataacacccatcctgttttaatgagagtcaacccacaatcaacgaagtcaaatcagtcttagttaagcaagtcggtaacggtatttcttactttcaccataaattattatttataagactttggtctatagctgtaaaaggcctcggccttaaaaccggttaccgctgtgacgtcacgcgctcagggctggctggttcAGCGGGGCggctcgaccacaaagttggcattcgagtttaactctcaaaaataaataaataatccccccccccccccatttatgcagcatacaagagtcaaggatggagatactatccactcagaaatgtatttaaaaataaaaggttgtatctcctttaagtacagAACTATAGGAAAATACTATATTGTTTTGATCATACCAAATTGTGCTAAACCCTCAAAATTATAAAATTAATGCTGCTTTATTTTagtgggggaataaaatacccacaaaaataaTGTTTGCTGTGTCCAGCCTTATCTTTTCTGACCCGGCCACATACTTTTGCATAAAGCAGGTAGATTTATCCACATCCACTccccaaaaacatgaaaaatatccTTTTCAGGTATATTTCgaacagatttttttaaaaatgtgagaTTGTGAGTTGGACAATaacgcaattaaatattttaatccactGACAGCCCTACTGATTACTAGATTGTTTCTCATGATCCTGAATTTGTCTGTCCTTTAACTCTTTTGTCAGACTTGTCCCCAAGACAAGACTGTAACCTCAGACTTGCTCAAGAGCAGACTAATTCAGCATTAACAAACGATTACTGTGTGTGATATTTTGTGTATACTATTTCAGTCATGAGATACTACAGTACATTGTCAGAACGTGCAAATGCCCCCCTCGGCATAACAGAGCCACCAGTCAGCTCCTAGATCCCTGCTTAAGCAAAATGGGGTTTTTCGCTCTCCAGTTCTACAAAGAATAtgcatgagagaaaaaaaaaaatctcagaattTTAGTAGAAGTCTATAAACACTGCAAGTGTACAAGTAATTAGGTCAACACGTGCTGATAACGTAAATAAATCTTTCCTGCTTCCATTTAGCATGTTTGTCCTCCTCCTAATCCCCACTGGGCACATGCTGACATTAGCCAAAGTGGTATTTCTGCAAACACTTCACCTCTGGGTATTGCAGAGCGAGACAAATCAGGCTTCCCTCCATGGCCTGGCAGGCAGGCACGTCGGGCTCGAAGATGTGCACCAGTACTAGAGTGCCTCTTCCCTCCTCATCAATCGCACGCAGGAACTCTTCGCCTGAGGAAAGGGAGATGACGCGTTCAAAACGACGCCCACCACTCAGCTGCCGCCTCATTTCCTCCATACGCTGCAGCCGGTACTGCTGGAGGAAGGCTTCGTCATCGTcgtcgtcctcctcctcctcctcatcaactcgcaacgtcacctgagagcaaacaAGGAATGAAAGAGAGATTCATTCGAATAAAATATTCAAAAAAAATCAGTGAGAGGAGGACAAGGTGGACAGCATGTAGGTATAAtcagacttgtagtactcgagtccaggactcggatccgactcgtgccctgacgacttggactcgtgcattaactgcattcggactttttgtaacgtcataataatttggcataagatatttatatctgcattaatttttatactaattttgtgcaagagaatgcaccttcacctgttcgtacgtcatgttcaggaacaaactaacgttaatggcgctaaaatgcctggagagaagcccctaggattgtccgctttgcttatacagacttctcgtgcagtggggaaaaaatgcactgctgtgtgttccatatgtagaagaactatcgaggagacgacagggacgacCTCGAAATTCAACCGTTATTtgataagactccacccagagaagtgagTGACGCACTacattcattgctctgttgatagcggggcttgctgagcaatgaactagctagtgttaactctcTCTCGTTAttcgccctgttgatagtgggcggggcttgctgagcgatgaacaagcttttaatctgtagcctattaactaaaacggagcagtaacattagtccaacacagcagcagagacgctttcacataaaggcagcaacagccaccgtcaaatggtgcagttggagtcttgttctcggactcgactcgaaattgtctttaaaatgacttggacttgaacactggggactcgagactggactcgaggtttagtgactcgactccaaCACTGGGTAGAACACAGTTCAAgctactgactgcaaagtcacctgaaattttcaatttttttttttttttactgtgcatgTCATTTCCccatgtctcgcaagaacaagatCACGTGGATGAGAGGTGATCTTTTTCATGTGCTGAGagttgcttttctccattttgggactgaatatcctacctcttggggtaaacagtatggctctatggaaacagccgaacacgaggagctttaactaattagcgtaACTAGGGAACTGCGTTACACCATGACGACGACGACGACAACGACGCACGGAAAACATCATGaccctgcatcgacc
It encodes:
- the pdcl gene encoding phosducin-like protein, with the protein product MTTLDDKLLGEKLQYYYSSSEDEESDHEEDEGQSKTIREQEVLQTEIDYSPDGTVVNTGPKGVINDWRKYKQLETEQRAEQQKEMERLIKKLSMTCRSQLDEELDKQKQKELQDKINGKVTLRVDEEEEEDDDDDEAFLQQYRLQRMEEMRRQLSGGRRFERVISLSSGEEFLRAIDEEGRGTLVLVHIFEPDVPACQAMEGSLICLALQYPEVKFCAAQGSVLGTSALFRSSALPALLLYRGGDLVGNLVRVSDQLGDDFYATDVEALLQEYGLLPEKNTHTTTHSSIRTGNTNDSDSDLDID